One Ictalurus furcatus strain D&B chromosome 25, Billie_1.0, whole genome shotgun sequence DNA window includes the following coding sequences:
- the znf395b gene encoding zinc finger protein 395b codes for MAAVKSQAGLRAMHSATGRKKGGLVRHCVQENADVRKDRQNSILQSSPDLGEVWSANSERSNTLFFLHSSSDLPYRSPESVEMDEMMAAMVLTSLASRPVIQSPTQRDPLSHGPLDMECGGGELSDSGSSGYWSWEHGSVSPAPSPSITETDSSMGQLADEGLHMELELGARNEPETRRCKISSRGAYKCLWPGCGKVLTSRVAMKRHIRILHLGGPEQSHREEDFYYTEVSSVEEGPMSPSPSVSFTSGPWSSCSSTLSQPTSREAPSSSSTLSQSAPSSVWQIHTEHLYQACAPDEVTISPDSPSSCDWTSAGLQLRPQISMSRSRSVSVGEQWLQLNSVPTRSHTMSVSPSRGYCSIRKGRGEAKKCRKVYGVERRDQWCTACCWKKACQRFPD; via the exons ATGGCAGCTGTGAAGTCCCAGGCAGGACTCAGGGCCATGCATTCGGCAACAGGGCGAAAAAAGGGAGGCCTG GTCAGACATTGTGTTCAAGAGAACGCAGACGTACGGAAAGACCGGCAGAACTCCATCTTGCAGTCCTCTCCGGATCTTGGGGAAGTGTGGTCTGCCAATTCAGAGCGATCAAACACCCTGTTTTTCTTACACTCTTCCAGTGACCTGCCGTACCG GAGTCCTGAATCAGTAGAAATGGATGAGATGATGGCTGCGATGGTCCTCACTAGTCTGGCCAGTAGGCCAGTGATCCAGAGCCCCACACAGAGAGATCCCCTATCAC ATGGCCCACTGGATATGGAGTGTGGTGGAGGGGAACTGTCGGACAGTGGCAGCAGCGGCTACTGGAGCTGGGAGCATGGCAGTGTGAGTCCTGCTCCATCGCCATCCattacagagacagacagcagcATGGGACAACTGGCAGACGAGGGTCTGCACATGGAGCTGGAGCTGGGAGCACGTAACGAGCCAGAGACCAGGCGGTGCAAG ATTTCGAGCAGGGGAGCGTATAAGTGCTTGTGGCCTGGCTGCGGCAAAGTGCTGACGTCACGAGTTGCGATGAAACGTCACATTCGCATTCTCCATCTGGG TGGACCAGAGCAATCTCATAGAGAAGAAGATTTTTATTATACCGAGGTTTCCTCAGTGGAAGAGGGACCGATGTCTCCATCTCCTTCTGTGTCATTCACCAGTGGGCCCTGGTCCTCATGCAGCTCCACTCTCAGCCAGCCCACTTCCAGAGAGGCCCCGTCCTCTTCCAGCACTCTCAGCCAGTCTGCCCCCAGCAGTGTGTGGCAGATTCACACTGAGCATCTCTACCAG GCTTGTGCCCCCGATGAGGTGACCATATCCCCAGACTCTCCTTCCTCCTGTGACTGGACTTCAGCTGGACTCCAGCTCAGACCTCAG ATCAGCATGTCACGAAGCCGTTCCGTCAGCGTGGGTGAGCAGTGGCTACAGCTGAACAGCGTTCCCACCAGATCACATACCATGAGTGTATCACCATCCAGAGGCTACTGCTCCATCCG GAAAGGTCGAGGCGAGGCCAAAAAGTGCCGCAAGGTGTATGGTGTGGAGCGCAGGGATCAGTGGTGCACCGCGTGTTGCTGGAAGAAAGCCTGTCAGCGCTTCcctgattga
- the LOC128601598 gene encoding uncharacterized protein LOC128601598, giving the protein MRQNSELRLKQDPVFTPGNQYVVISGAAWSAMAADLGWMSGHTSSLDITIISIFFLVVYITLYTLCTTCYSGTPECPEEKELPSSLSLSVNLEDQWSTHRTMNNVDAKSDSYFSQQMTPRIPDTPTFSVKSTGSLSARLPSLPPIPPVFYLTTLQVEPPMVSSSGQQPRTVKTVWDGATPPPEDQPNMNSGSTETVSEGYPYAFIDNVRVSGPSSPSAFDEAYEDQWERESPYYSVKEWTEHATTYDLTSVTDSQKPEELKFNFPPLPGVPDDQALISTDRTAIYAVVNRKNKSIKEAPVVQDMMVLDEDEAPPIPEKNI; this is encoded by the exons ATGCGGCAAAATTCAGAGCTGAGGCTGAAGCAAGATCCAGTCTTCACACCTGGAAACCAG TACGTAGTCATATCAGGAGCTGCATGGAGTGCTATGGCTGCAGACTTGGGTTGGATGTCAGGCCACACTTCCTCCTTAGACATAACCATTATCTCCATCTTCTTCCTTGTTGTCTACATCACACTCTACACGCTCTGCACCACCTGTTATAG TGGGACTCCAGAGTGTCCAGAGGAGAAAGAATtaccctcatctctctcactGAGT GTGAATCTAGAAGATCAGTGGAGCACACATAGAACTATGAACAATGTGGATG CTAAATCGGACAGTTATTTTAGCCAGCAAATGACACCTAGGATTCCAGATACGCCTACATTCTCTGTCAAATCCACAGGTTCATTGTCTGCAAGACTTCCTTCTCTTCCACCAATTCCACCAGTTTTCTATTTGACCACACTCCAGGTGGAACCGCCAATGGTGTCTTCTTCAGGACAGCAACCTAGAACAGTCAAAACTGTGTGGGACGGCGCCACACCTCCACCTGAAGATCAGCCAAATATGAACAGTGGGTCTACTGAGACAGTCAGTGAGGGGTATCCCTATGCCTTTATAGATAATGTAAGAGTCAGTGGACCTTCATCACCCTCCGCCTTTGATGAAGCTTATGAGGACCAATGGGAGCGCGAGAGCCCCTACTACAGTGTGAAGGAATGGACAGAGCATGCTACTACTTATGACCTAACCTCTGTGACAGACAGCCAAAAGCCAGAGGAGTTGAAATTTAATTTCCCGCCTCTCCCAGGTGTCCCGGATGACCAGGCGTTAATAAGCACAGACAGAACTGCCATCTATGCAGTAGTGAACAGGAAGAACAAAAGCATCAAAGAAGCCCCTGTTGTACAAGACATGATGGTGTTGGATGAGGACGAGGCACCGCCCattccagaaaaaaatatttga
- the pnocb gene encoding prepronociceptin b, whose protein sequence is MKTPLWVLLLLSLCVPSRSDCQGDCLTCALLLPPQQTFNTLVCLLECEAQTFPAHTWDLCYQVVSLNPAALPTHDLLKRTEDEEKPLAVVKMEDEGMEYSEALERFRHMAQVLSSHEPSGEAQKSDQFGETYDLGLDSGMEDEEEQDRVDKGEEQDQDGDTAINLSKRFGGFMKGRHGFRKLVSSGRPLQKRYGGFIGIRKSARKWNNQKRVSQLLRQYLSLTARTGRSGRFSNLSAAAVRQKNEV, encoded by the exons ATGAAGACACCACTTTGGGTCCTGCTGTTGTTGAGTTTGTGTGTCCCTAGTCGCAGCGATTGCCAGGGAGATTGTTTAACCTGCGCACTTCTCCTGCCTCCACAGCAAACTTTCAACACCCTT GTGTGTTTGCTGGAATGTGAGGCCCAGACGTTCCCAGCTCATACCTGGGATCTCTGCTACCAAGTGGTGAGTCTAAACCCAGCCGCATTGCCTACACATGATTTATTGAAGCGTACAGAAGACGAAGAAAAGCCTCTGGCCGTAGTGAAGATGGAGGACGAGGGCATGGAATACTCAGAAGCTTTGGAGCGATTCCGCCACATGGCTCAGGTGCTCAGCAGTCACGAACCCTCCGGGGAGGCACAAAAATCGGATCAGTTTGGGGAAACCTACGACCTGGGGCTCGACTCCGGTatggaggacgaggaggagcaAGACAGAGTTGACAAGGGGGAAGAGCAGGACCAAGATGGCGATACCGCCATCAATCTGTCCAAACGCTTTGGTGGCTTTATGAAAGGCCGCCACGGCTTCCGTAAGCTGGTGAGCTCTGGGAGACCCCTGCAGAAGCGCTACGGTGGCTTCATCGGGATCCGTAAGTCAGCCCGCAAATGGAACAACCAGAAGCGGGTGAGCCAGCTGTTGAGGCAGTACCTGAGTCTCACCGCACGCACGGGCCGCTCGGGCCGTTTCTCCAACCTGTCTGCAGCTGCAGTTCGACAAAAGAATGAGGTTTAA